In Pectobacterium aroidearum, the following are encoded in one genomic region:
- a CDS encoding phage tail assembly protein, translating to MAKMTVTLIHGLVTGKGTSDEARHMVVELRELDTKDVIDSQLAAERVVIGDNGKAHAYCSEVMMGLEMLRRQIASIGDIPGPLSLKQLYQLHPKDLDLLTEKASDMDDLLTGVSNRGRADAVGDGAD from the coding sequence ATGGCCAAGATGACAGTGACATTGATCCACGGCCTTGTGACGGGAAAAGGCACCAGTGATGAAGCCCGACATATGGTTGTCGAGTTGCGCGAACTGGATACTAAAGATGTCATCGATTCACAGCTTGCCGCAGAGCGGGTTGTGATCGGTGATAACGGCAAGGCTCATGCGTATTGCTCTGAGGTGATGATGGGGCTGGAAATGCTGCGCCGACAAATTGCATCAATCGGTGATATCCCCGGCCCGCTCAGTCTCAAGCAGCTTTACCAGCTTCACCCCAAAGATTTGGATTTACTGACGGAGAAGGCCAGCGATATGGATGACTTGCTGACGGGGGTAAGCAACCGGGGGCGAGCTGATGCCGTTGGCGACGGCGCTGACTAA
- a CDS encoding phage tail tube protein, with protein MILGEAAIRVNGREIQTQGASTLNPGGYARTAHNGAGKTWGMSRKRVNPSIQLTIAAAENVDVIEISGWENVTVMFEGDNGLSYMMTGAAAENPAELAESDGQVSVTFIGAKCVKV; from the coding sequence ATGATTTTAGGCGAAGCCGCCATTCGCGTGAATGGCCGTGAAATTCAAACCCAGGGCGCATCTACCCTGAACCCTGGCGGTTATGCCCGCACCGCACATAATGGCGCGGGGAAGACGTGGGGGATGTCGCGCAAGCGGGTTAACCCGTCTATTCAGTTGACGATTGCCGCCGCTGAAAACGTTGACGTGATCGAGATCAGCGGCTGGGAAAACGTCACTGTGATGTTTGAAGGCGACAACGGCTTGAGCTACATGATGACTGGCGCAGCGGCGGAAAACCCCGCAGAGCTGGCGGAATCAGACGGTCAGGTTTCAGTCACGTTTATCGGCGCTAAATGCGTGAAGGTGTAA
- a CDS encoding phage tail sheath subtilisin-like domain-containing protein has translation MALGNIPNDIRVPLVYIEIDNSLALDSAPAQQHKILVIGQQLATGTATALTQNRITSDSTADNLYGRGSMLADMLKTLRKGNSYTETWAMGIEDLAAGSAASAELAVTGTATAAGTLALLVCGVTVQVGVSAADTDATVATAIVTAINAVTTLPVTAAVKVDASGTVVLTAKWKGQTTNDLDVRVNYYVGEQTPAGLSITTTAFTGGTGTPDMSTVVAALGDEWFNHIVCPFNDVASMNTLRDELLNRWGPLKMIEAIAYTAVRGTHAATGTWGGNRNDFLITAMGTNISPQPAYLWAAAYAGIAAYYLAIDPARPLQTLAMPGILAPAKEVRWDMVERNLHLFDGVATHYVDAGGNVCIEREITTYRVNRFGDADTSYLDITSPATLGHIRYVIKNRFTNRYPRHKLADDDVLDVLEPGQHVMTPKLCTQELIDIFLTELEPAGLVEDFDDYKETLSVVRDTADRNRLNFIIHPNIINQLRVLAGLIQFKL, from the coding sequence ATGGCGTTAGGCAATATTCCCAATGATATCCGGGTGCCGCTGGTCTATATCGAAATTGATAATTCCCTGGCACTCGACAGCGCCCCGGCGCAACAACACAAAATTTTGGTCATTGGTCAGCAACTGGCTACCGGCACTGCCACAGCGTTGACGCAAAATCGCATTACCAGCGACAGCACAGCCGATAACCTTTATGGGCGCGGCTCGATGCTGGCGGACATGCTGAAGACCTTGCGCAAAGGCAACAGCTATACCGAAACCTGGGCGATGGGTATTGAAGACCTTGCTGCTGGCAGCGCGGCCAGCGCGGAACTCGCGGTGACCGGCACGGCTACCGCCGCTGGTACGCTGGCGCTGTTGGTATGTGGCGTCACGGTGCAGGTTGGCGTCAGCGCAGCGGATACTGATGCAACTGTCGCTACGGCGATTGTGACCGCCATCAATGCTGTAACCACGCTACCGGTTACCGCCGCCGTGAAAGTTGATGCGTCGGGTACGGTGGTGCTCACGGCAAAATGGAAAGGCCAGACAACCAACGATCTGGATGTGCGCGTCAATTACTACGTGGGCGAACAGACACCGGCGGGACTGAGTATAACGACGACGGCGTTTACCGGTGGCACCGGCACCCCGGATATGTCAACTGTGGTTGCTGCCCTTGGTGATGAGTGGTTTAACCATATCGTTTGCCCGTTTAACGACGTCGCCAGCATGAACACCCTGCGTGATGAATTGCTCAATCGCTGGGGGCCGCTGAAGATGATTGAGGCCATCGCATACACCGCCGTTCGTGGTACTCACGCCGCGACAGGAACATGGGGCGGCAATCGTAACGACTTCTTGATCACCGCCATGGGAACCAACATTTCCCCGCAGCCTGCGTATCTTTGGGCAGCAGCTTACGCGGGGATTGCTGCTTATTATCTGGCGATTGATCCAGCGCGACCACTTCAGACGCTAGCAATGCCCGGCATTCTGGCACCGGCCAAGGAAGTGCGCTGGGATATGGTCGAGCGTAATCTGCATTTATTTGACGGTGTAGCAACGCATTATGTTGATGCTGGCGGCAACGTCTGCATCGAGCGGGAAATTACGACGTATCGCGTCAATCGTTTTGGCGATGCTGACACGTCTTATCTTGATATCACGTCCCCAGCGACGCTGGGCCATATTCGTTACGTCATCAAGAACCGGTTCACCAACCGCTATCCCCGCCACAAACTCGCTGATGATGACGTGCTGGACGTATTGGAACCCGGCCAGCACGTCATGACACCGAAGCTGTGTACGCAAGAGCTGATTGATATTTTCCTCACCGAGCTGGAGCCAGCAGGATTAGTCGAAGACTTTGACGACTATAAAGAAACGCTATCGGTGGTGCGTGACACCGCAGACCGCAACCGGCTGAATTTTATTATCCATCCGAACATCATTAACCAGCTCCGTGTCCTGGCTGGTCTGATTCAGTTCAAGCTCTAA
- a CDS encoding DUF2635 domain-containing protein encodes MKTKHLKPKGGVKVRKPDGAYLNDDGEDLPLSSYWLRRIAEGDIAVTDIAVTDVASQPAATKSTKAEK; translated from the coding sequence ATGAAAACCAAACATCTTAAACCTAAAGGCGGCGTCAAGGTGCGCAAGCCTGATGGGGCTTACTTAAACGATGACGGAGAAGATTTACCGCTGTCATCGTATTGGTTACGCCGCATCGCGGAAGGTGACATTGCTGTAACTGACATTGCTGTAACCGACGTGGCCAGCCAGCCAGCCGCCACTAAATCAACCAAGGCGGAGAAATAA
- a CDS encoding phage virion morphogenesis protein — translation MGIQVEMMGAEKLAQIRQAMEKLADNSLRTELLESIGAIAESQTRRRITDEKQSPGGTAWQNWSEGYAKTRHGNQSLLQGNGDLLDSITFVVERNLVRVGSPLGYAGVHQDGFSGSVSVGAHQRLIKQAFGRVLKHPVWQSVKEHSRMMNIPQREWLGLSSSNSDELLHVIGDFWKEVLP, via the coding sequence ATGGGTATCCAGGTTGAGATGATGGGCGCGGAAAAGCTCGCGCAGATCCGCCAGGCGATGGAGAAACTGGCGGATAACAGCTTACGCACAGAATTGCTGGAAAGTATCGGTGCCATTGCTGAATCACAGACCCGCCGCCGTATCACCGATGAGAAACAATCGCCCGGTGGAACGGCCTGGCAAAACTGGTCTGAAGGCTATGCCAAGACCCGACACGGCAATCAGAGCCTGTTGCAAGGCAATGGTGATCTGCTAGACAGCATCACCTTTGTAGTTGAACGCAACCTGGTGCGCGTCGGCTCTCCTCTCGGGTATGCAGGCGTTCATCAAGATGGATTCAGCGGTAGCGTTTCCGTCGGTGCGCATCAGCGCTTGATTAAGCAAGCGTTCGGGCGGGTACTAAAACATCCGGTCTGGCAAAGCGTGAAGGAGCATAGCCGCATGATGAACATTCCCCAGCGTGAGTGGCTGGGCCTGTCGAGCAGTAACAGCGACGAGCTGTTGCACGTTATTGGCGACTTTTGGAAAGAGGTATTGCCGTGA